The following are from one region of the Hyphomicrobium album genome:
- a CDS encoding response regulator transcription factor, whose product MKVLVVDDHPIVLSGCRALLAEADDMDMLEARDAATAQTVHASERPDVTVIDINLPDVSGFELARRIVARSPGARLLMFSMNDDPMFAAQAIECGARGYFSKSDDPQDFLSAIRAVHQGGHALGAEMAQKIAFLRVGAGEAGASLTPREREVLRLLAKGKSMSEIAALIDVSYKTVAMTCASLRTKFSARTPMQLIRIAVEQKIV is encoded by the coding sequence GTGAAAGTGCTTGTCGTAGATGATCACCCAATCGTCCTCTCCGGGTGCAGAGCGCTGCTCGCCGAGGCGGACGACATGGACATGCTGGAAGCGCGCGATGCGGCGACCGCCCAGACGGTGCATGCCAGCGAACGGCCGGATGTCACCGTCATCGACATCAATCTGCCAGACGTCTCCGGCTTCGAGCTCGCCCGCCGGATCGTCGCGCGCTCGCCCGGTGCACGCCTCTTGATGTTCAGCATGAACGACGACCCGATGTTTGCCGCCCAGGCGATCGAGTGCGGTGCACGCGGCTACTTCAGCAAGAGTGACGATCCGCAGGATTTTCTCAGTGCCATCCGTGCCGTCCACCAGGGCGGACATGCGTTAGGCGCGGAAATGGCACAGAAAATTGCGTTTTTGCGCGTCGGAGCCGGTGAGGCTGGAGCGTCGTTGACGCCGCGCGAGCGCGAAGTTTTGCGGCTGCTCGCCAAGGGCAAGAGCATGTCGGAGATCGCCGCCCTCATCGACGTCTCCTATAAGACTGTCGCCATGACTTGCGCCTCGCTGCGGACCAAGTTCAGCGCCCGCACGCCAATGCAGCTCATCCGCATCGCGGTGGAACAGAAGATCGTTTGA